GGCTGGCCGCGGCGTTCGACACGGCGGCGGGGATCATCGCCCGGCGAGGCGCGGCGCCCGTGGCCGCCGTGTGGAAGGTGAAGCGCGCGCTCGACGCCGGGTCGGAGCGGCGGCTGAGGGAGGAGATCGGGGTGATCCATGAGGCCGTGATGGGGCTCATCCGGAGCCGGAGGAAGGAGCGCGCGCTCCTCCTGGTCAACGgcaatggcgtcggcggcggcggcggcgcgaggagcgACCTGCTGTCGCGGATGATCGAATGCGGGTACCCCGACGAGGCGATCCGCGACATGGTGATCAGCTTCATCATGGCCGGCCGCGACACCACCTCGTCGGCCCTCACCTGGTTCTTCTGGCTCCTCATGCGCCACCGCAGCGTCGAGGCCCAGGTGCTCGACGAGATCGCCGCGacgcgccgcgcccgcggcgcggGGGAAGAaggcggagacgacggcgagggcgaggggcTCGACCTCGACGACTACCGGAGGATGCGCGTCCTCCACGCGGCGCTGTGCGAGACGATGCGGCTGTACCCGCCGGTGGCGTGGGACTCGAagcacgcggcggcggacgacgtgCTCCCCGACGGCACGGCGGTGGGGCGCGGCGACCGCGTCACCTACTTCCAGTACGGGATGGGGAGGATGGAGGCCATCTggggcgccgacgccgccgacttcAGCCTCGACAGGTGGCTCTCCctcccgcgcggcggcggcgacggcgccgccgccgcctcgcccgccgccgctgcgttcGCCGGCGTGTCGCCGTTCAAGTACCCGGTGTTCCAGGGCGGGCCGAGGACGTGCCTCGGCAAGGAGATGGCGTTCGTCCAGATGAAGTTCGTCGCCAGCGCCGTGCTCCGCCGCTTCGAGCTCCGCCCCGTCGACGAGGGCCGCACGCCGGCGTTCGTGCCGCTCATGACGGCGCACATGGCCGGCGGCCTCAACGTGACGGTGCGGCGGagaacgccggcgccggcgacgtcgacggcggccaaTGGCACAGGAGGGGAATTGACCAGTAGTTAACCCACGTGTAAGTACAACAAAACaaaggattaattaattaattaattaatatactaTACAACTGTGCTAAGCTTACACTGCAGCTTACAGCTAAGCACTGTACACACTCTGTATCATATGACCATCATATGAAATTAAAGAGATACACACACCATGTTTCATTGAGATCCTTGATAGATCCAAGGTAAACATTGGGTGGTGCTTTTCAAGGTATCTTCCCTGCTGCACAAGCAGCTTCGTTTGTTGTGCCGATCCGGCCacgttttttttctattcttttttttttcaattaatgatCTGTTTGGTTTGttcgcggctagggtttgccaCACATCAATTAATTGTCAGACGAGATACCGTAGCTTGTAAAATAAGTGTCTGGTTGGTCACTGTAACTATGATCCGAAACCATGTTAGCGACACTACACCGGTCGTGCTGCTCTACCCCTATGCCAACTTATAAACCCCTTTATGCGGCTCTTTCGGCATTTTTACGTCCGATTCATCTTATTATCAAATTGCACTATAATGCCTCGTTTCGACTCCAAGACATATGCATTGTTACACGATAACGTACCTGCttaaaactaatcacgaaaaacacaTCATACACATACTACATTAACTGGAATTCACACACATTCTGGACGGTTAAATCATGAACGGATAGAGATGTTCACCGATTTACTGAAAATCAAAGTTGGCATCACCTTTTAACGCACACGCCCCACTACACACACCGTTAGGTGGGATTTGATGCTTAGCTTTTTGCTGCCTGAAATATTGCAGTCAGCCTCTCTCTGATGTGAGCTCCATTTCCATCATCAATCAATTGGAAAGTTCATGGGTTCAGTTTCTAGTTATATGACcactactagtactagcaaTGCATATGCATAGACAAACAAACAGACAGACAGACATGTTGAATGATAAAAGAGCATGTGGGGATTTTGCTCTAATGGGGTTAGGTGAAGGGATGAGCCCAAGTGCAGGTACCTATCAGTTGCATAGAGGGGAATTAAACGTTGTGGAAATATATAaatcaaagagagagagagagagagagagaaaaataaagatTTGGTAAAACTGAGACTAgattatatgcatatatttatgtGTGTGTATGGAGTATGGTTGAagtgaagaggaggagaaaaagaaattcCATGTGTTGCCACACCACGTGCTGAATATATATACACCTGCCCCATCATATCCTTTGCTTTCACActtggaatatttttttttcttagctaGATCGATGGACAAGAGAGAGATGTTAATTACATTATTGTTGTGTAGTACTAATTATGCTACTTAATTAGAAGGGCATTTAAAGTTGAAAGCCACATTTGTGTGATGAATTTGGATGCAGAGTTATGTTATGTAGTGTTGGTTATTGGGATCTTGTATTTTACAACtagattttataattaatttaaggAAGTTTTTACTGCTAAGAGTaagtttttctataaaattgttTTCCGATGCATCCGTACTGTGCCTTCGGACTTCAATTCAGCTTATAATCCGCAGCCAAAATGCCTTCCAGCTAGCTATTTGGATGAAATTAATTACGTCACTCTTTGGAGAGTTTTCGAGCCTTTGAATCTTGACCCAGCATCTATCTATCGTTGTCTTGTGTTGTTTCCATCACGATGGATAAAGATTGGGCGTAGAATATTCTAACTTGTtgatttcctaaaaaaaaagttaaattcaaTGAACTTATACAAATTTTAAAGACACGCTAACTATAATGTCAATCAAGAGGCATACCACTAAATATACAAAGAAAGATGTACGGTAATTAAGGTTTGAAGCAAAGATAATAAGCCATAATGTGGAAAATTAAACCACCTCCACAACCAtttgtttgaacttgttttcATACTTAATTAATGAAAGTAATATACGTGGTTTTCATATTTCATCAGGAAGTTAACTAgacttttctctttttttttcctattgcaGTCTACTGCAATTGCTAATTACTTAATCGATCTCTTCTTAGCGTGTGAAGAGTGtaaaacattaattaatttttttaccagaaaatactgccagggctttgcccagcaatttaaattttataaataaaacagtAGTTAATTATTAGAAGTAATAAAAATAACCAAAGTACTAATTTGTTCTCACAGTTTAGAGAGGTCATattgggtaaaaaaaaatagcacccTTAATCAATTATATGTAGATGAAAAGAAAATGTGCGTAAACAATCAATCATATTTTAGCACATGGAAgattgcttaattaattaatcccaaGACACATACATGTATGTCAGGATCACTGTTTGGTGGTTGGAAGTTTTCGCTGATGTGCATGGCTTGTCTGCTCGCTTCTTAATTATGTAAATCCTACTCTTAATTTCCTGTGGAACTTGGGCTGAATAAATAACGATAATGAAGTCAACTTTTGTAGTTTATCGGATGCATGTACGTACTTTATTAGAGCAATTAATAAAGAACAAAACATGTTTAAGAAAGAAGTCGTGTTGTCCTGTTCAACCAACATTATACtactatattatattaatctTCCATGTGTTTTCTTTCGTTATTCTGGGCAAATTAATAATCCTCAATTATTCATAGACTGATATTAAGCATAATACCAATTGATGTCATTAATTCGACTTTTTGTTGTGGATATATATTAACTCCATGTAAACACAACagggagtaattaataattaattcagCTAGCACCACGTGAGAGCTGGACTAATGGGATTCTAGAGGTAGACTATTACGGCCAATAAATCTTTAAAATAATGCTAATATATATCCTTAATTCGACTATTCTTTTGTGGATATGTTAACCCCTTCTAGAGGAATTCCATCTACATTGACCCTTTTCTAATCGTAATTGTAGGAAATGAAAACTCCTAATGTCTTCCTTTCGCGGATCTCCCTATATATACACCACCATTTTTTCATTAGAaaggtttttttccttttacacCTCCCGCCATTATATGTATTcctattatattaatatattcccttgtctcaaaatataagtgttTGAGTTGGATAGGGCACATCCTAGTATTATGTGTGTTTCGTACTACTAGAATGTGTCCCATCCAACCTAAATCTCttagtatattttaagacaaaggAAGTATTAGAAAAGACAGCACAGTTACTATGACTCGATAGGAGAGATTTTTAACGTGTAGAAAATCTTAACGTGGTTATTTAGTCCTAATTATATGAAAAAGTCATAATTTAGTCCTAGTTCTTTTCTAAATAGTTATCCAAAGTATATATTAGAGTCCTCTTGTTTTCCTACTGCgtatttctttaaaatatttcaTTGCTGGGGAAAGCCTCTTTAGTCTTAGGTTGCAAACTGGGACtccgaatccgggactaaatatgggtatctttagtctcggttgaaataatcgggactaaagagctctaccatctttagtctcggttggagttaccaactgggactaaaggttttattttttactgcTTGCATATTAATTTCTTCAAATCAAAAATTCATAGATAAGATCACATATTCATATgcagatcaaatacatcacaaattctcaaaaacaaaTACATTGTAGATCACAGATTCACGTACCATCATCCATTCATCCAAGAACACATTAATCATCACTTCACCCATGAGATATCATCCATGAACACAATCatgaaaaacaaatcaaaatcaTAAATCATAAACGCAATCGCCTCATGAACACAATCACAAATCATGAGCAGCAACATCTactccgccaccaccacagccggccgccccttcgcctcatcctctccaccacttctccttctcctcctcctcttcttcttctccctaccgtgcgccaccatctgcTTGCTGCGGCTGCTGGTACCCGCCGCGGCCCGGATCCGGCCGGatccgcccgcagccgccgccgtcaccaccgccgccaaaTCCACCGCGGGAGGAaggcgagagggagaggtaGAGGGGGCAAGCGCCGCCGGTgagggaggcggagggggcggagggagaggaggagggtcgGGAGAGGAAGAAAATGGATATTTTGCCACTTTGAAAACAAACATGGTTTCGCTAGAATACCATCCCGAAAACATGTTTTGCTAAAATACCAATATGGAGCGTGCCATCACAGCTACTTTGCCATTTTCTCCATTTTCACCATTTTGGATATCATTTTCTCTGGAAAGTGGCTTGAAGAGACGAGAATGCCCCTCCTTCTCCGATGACGAGTTCTCCCGTCGAGCTGTCCGACGATGCCACCCCGATCGACGATGCGTTCGACAccgcccccacctcctcctccacgaaGAACCcgttcacctcctcctcctccaccgccatcgCCTTCCCTTTCCTGAACCCGTGCCTCGCCGGCATCATCCCGCCGCACGCCACCACCGTGGACACACACAccccaaatcctcctcctcctccggcgagcgCACGGATCGACGGATCAGAGCCCAGCCACCATGGCAGGCGAAATCAATCTCagcgagaaagagagagaggagagaggagagagagcacACGGATCGTAGTATGCCTCCACCACCGGCAGCGACAACGACGAGGACCGAGAGATCTGCAACTGCGACGGCTTCGTCTACAAGCGCCGCCGGGTCCTCCACCCGCCCAACCTcgaggatgccgccgccgccgcttcatcTACAAGCGCCGTCGGGTCCTCCACCTCGACGACCTCGCCTCTACCTCGTTGAGCATCCCGGCCATCGACATCGGCATGCTGGTGGGGGTGGGGATTTGGCatcccggccgtcgccgtcgttagcttcttcgtcggcggcggcgtggaggccgtGCATCTCCCTTCGCTGCGGCATCGCCATGCCCGCGTCACCGTcattgccaccgccgccatgcgttcgctcgccgcctcctccatttCGGCCACGCGGACCACCTCGCCGtgctcatcctcttcctcccatGAACTGGATCGATCCCTTCTCAGCCGGTGAGCAAGGGCAATTTGGTCCCATCAAGCCACATTCCAGCGAAAATGCAATTGAAAATGCACAAAACGGCCAAAATGGCAAAGTGGTGGTGAGTGCATGCTTCATATTGGCATTTTAGCGAAACACATTTTCGGAATGGCATTCTAGCGAAACCGCTTTTTGAAAGTGgctaaatgtccattttctcgtGGGAGATgtgagagggagggggcgggAGAGAGCACGTGAGAGATAGGGGG
The nucleotide sequence above comes from Oryza glaberrima chromosome 11, OglaRS2, whole genome shotgun sequence. Encoded proteins:
- the LOC127753973 gene encoding cytochrome P450 94B3-like — its product is MICFMAWFVAAWSCLLVVVMVSSMRLSRSASSSCGSSCGHGGHGGWGPRSYPVIGCLVAFYRNRRRLLDWYTEMLAASPSQTIVVDRLGARRTVVTANPANVEHILRARFANYPKGKPFTDVLGDLLGMGIFNVDGELWHAQRKLVSHEFSARALRDLEVTVLEAEARDRLVPALAAASRGGGVVDMQDVLRRFAFDVICRVSLGVDPGCLDPALPAPRLAAAFDTAAGIIARRGAAPVAAVWKVKRALDAGSERRLREEIGVIHEAVMGLIRSRRKERALLLVNGNGVGGGGGARSDLLSRMIECGYPDEAIRDMVISFIMAGRDTTSSALTWFFWLLMRHRSVEAQVLDEIAATRRARGAGEEGGDDGEGEGLDLDDYRRMRVLHAALCETMRLYPPVAWDSKHAAADDVLPDGTAVGRGDRVTYFQYGMGRMEAIWGADAADFSLDRWLSLPRGGGDGAAAASPAAAAFAGVSPFKYPVFQGGPRTCLGKEMAFVQMKFVASAVLRRFELRPVDEGRTPAFVPLMTAHMAGGLNVTVRRRTPAPATSTAANGTGGELTSS